The Gloeocapsa sp. DLM2.Bin57 genome window below encodes:
- a CDS encoding BrnT family toxin, with translation MNSTFEWDEQRNRENQTKHGIDFETAQYVFFDKNRLIIHDAKHSEKEERWFCIGKVNDQVLTVRFTYRHNVIRIFGAASWRKWRKFYEQHNL, from the coding sequence ATGAATAGCACTTTTGAATGGGATGAACAACGCAACAGAGAAAATCAAACAAAACACGGTATAGACTTTGAAACCGCTCAATATGTTTTTTTTGATAAAAACCGCTTGATCATCCATGATGCTAAACATAGTGAAAAAGAAGAACGTTGGTTTTGTATTGGCAAAGTCAATGATCAAGTCTTAACGGTACGTTTTACCTATCGTCATAATGTAATTCGTATTTTTGGTGCAGCTTCTTGGCGTAAATGGAGAAAATTTTATGAACAACACAACCTCTGA
- a CDS encoding DNA polymerase subunit beta, with product MTLKKLIETNGEEIIKIALKHGAYNIIVFSSVAREEDDENSDIDFLFDYDLEKISPWFPSGLIQDLQSLLGREVDIITVEGLKERIKNKVLEEAIYL from the coding sequence ATGACACTTAAAAAACTAATCGAAACTAACGGAGAAGAAATCATCAAAATCGCATTGAAACACGGAGCGTATAACATTATAGTTTTTAGCTCTGTTGCCAGAGAAGAAGATGACGAAAACAGCGATATTGATTTTTTATTCGATTATGATTTAGAAAAAATTAGTCCGTGGTTTCCTTCTGGATTAATTCAAGACTTACAGTCACTTTTAGGTCGAGAAGTAGATATTATTACCGTTGAAGGATTAAAAGAACGTATTAAAAATAAAGTCCTAGAAGAAGCAATTTATTTATGA
- a CDS encoding ATP-binding protein yields the protein MKLTPWYKIESLTPREDLRLGTPVDNSEFAVNLDQVRNQTAPIDYQNPEKFFERTFLTKYLLELSSQVVRRLAGITQGTNAIFNLSTQFGGGKTHSLTLLYHLAKQGDKANKYVGVHKILERAEITSIPTAAVAVFVGNEFDSIHGRGGDDGTPFRQTPWGEIAFQLGGESAYEIIKQHDQEFIVPGGDVIRKFLPKDKPSLILIDEVINYVSRSRKQGYNHLLYNFLQSLSETVRSLDNVVLVISTPASELEYTPEDAEDEQRFQKMLNRVGKSIMLSAESETVEIIKRRLFEWDSQAVAQNGTIMLNTEAVKTCKAYAQWMLANRQQLPSWFPVDNAEELFIATYPFHPIAISVFERKWQSLPRFQRTRGILKLLALWVSKAYQEGYQGSSKEPLISLGTAPLDDPSFRVACFDQLGTENLEAAIITDISGRKDSHALRLDNDAIPEIKKAKLHRKVATTIFFESNGGQTNHNATLPEIRLAIGEPELEIANIETVLEGLRTNSYYLAVNQTSYRFNTYPNLNKILADRKASIQDERISKRVLEEIQSCFRSELGVHIVHFPEHSSNIPNQPVITLAVLNPEYSSQDDRTFKLMETLIKESGTQARTYKSAVIFSYVDTEQKLRDNARRLLAWSDIENEETLLDEEQTKQLKTSLIKAESDLRETVWLSYKNLCYLGKDNKITRVDLGLITSSQADSMIKLIINRLRQDGEIEESINPNFLLRNWSPAFPEWSTKAIRDAFFASPQFPRLLSAEGIKTTIARGVSSGVFAYVGKIGDKYEPFTFKTNLSPSEVEISEDMYIIKGEDAEIYQQKITQPPQLTTLVITPINVSLKPQTQQAFYVEGTDQYGEKIDTGTISWSAFGGKINSEGLFTAGDAQGNYFVTASAQGVEAKAKISITVADSDPISTTTIVAENTQEYTVDSLKESMINWQGEIPAQKWMQFYTKVLTRFTSNRDLKLTIEVKFTVEGDISEQQKNETKSALQELGLDDN from the coding sequence ATGAAACTAACACCTTGGTACAAAATAGAAAGTCTAACCCCTAGAGAAGATTTAAGACTAGGTACACCTGTTGATAATTCCGAATTTGCGGTGAATTTAGATCAGGTTAGAAACCAGACAGCACCCATTGATTATCAAAACCCTGAGAAATTTTTTGAGCGCACTTTTTTAACTAAATATCTACTGGAATTGTCTTCTCAAGTAGTCAGAAGATTAGCTGGTATAACCCAAGGAACAAATGCTATTTTTAATCTCTCCACTCAATTTGGAGGAGGGAAAACCCATAGTTTAACTTTACTTTATCATTTAGCTAAACAAGGAGATAAAGCTAATAAATATGTAGGTGTTCATAAAATTTTAGAACGTGCCGAAATTACCTCGATACCAACAGCAGCAGTAGCAGTATTTGTCGGTAATGAATTTGACTCTATACACGGACGCGGAGGGGATGATGGTACACCTTTTCGACAAACTCCTTGGGGAGAAATTGCCTTTCAATTAGGAGGAGAATCAGCTTATGAAATAATCAAACAACACGATCAAGAATTTATTGTACCTGGAGGAGATGTAATCCGTAAATTTTTACCTAAAGATAAGCCTAGTTTAATCTTAATCGATGAGGTAATTAATTATGTCTCTCGTTCACGTAAACAAGGATATAATCATTTACTCTATAATTTCTTACAATCTCTCTCAGAAACAGTTAGAAGTTTAGATAACGTCGTCTTGGTTATTTCTACTCCCGCTTCTGAATTAGAATACACCCCCGAAGATGCAGAAGATGAACAACGGTTTCAAAAAATGCTTAACCGCGTAGGTAAATCAATCATGCTTTCGGCTGAGTCAGAAACAGTGGAAATCATCAAACGACGCTTATTTGAATGGGATAGTCAAGCAGTAGCCCAAAATGGCACTATTATGCTTAACACTGAGGCTGTTAAGACTTGTAAAGCTTATGCACAGTGGATGCTTGCTAATCGTCAGCAACTACCTAGTTGGTTTCCCGTAGATAACGCTGAAGAACTTTTTATCGCGACTTATCCTTTTCATCCTATAGCTATCTCAGTATTTGAACGAAAATGGCAAAGTCTTCCTCGTTTTCAACGTACTAGAGGAATCTTAAAATTATTAGCCTTATGGGTGTCTAAAGCTTATCAAGAAGGATATCAGGGTTCAAGTAAAGAACCCTTGATTAGTTTAGGAACTGCACCCTTAGATGATCCTTCCTTTAGAGTAGCTTGTTTTGACCAATTAGGTACAGAAAATTTAGAAGCCGCGATAATTACCGATATTAGTGGTCGCAAAGACTCTCACGCGCTTAGATTAGATAATGATGCTATTCCCGAGATTAAAAAGGCTAAACTACATAGAAAAGTAGCAACTACTATCTTCTTTGAATCCAACGGTGGACAAACTAATCATAATGCTACCCTTCCTGAGATTCGTTTAGCTATAGGTGAGCCTGAATTAGAAATAGCTAATATTGAAACTGTTTTAGAAGGCTTACGGACTAACTCTTATTATTTAGCAGTCAATCAAACTAGTTATCGTTTTAATACTTACCCTAACCTTAATAAGATTCTAGCAGATCGTAAGGCTAGTATTCAAGATGAGAGAATTAGTAAACGAGTTTTAGAGGAAATTCAATCCTGTTTTCGTAGTGAATTGGGTGTTCATATCGTCCATTTTCCTGAACATTCCAGCAATATTCCTAATCAACCAGTTATTACTCTAGCTGTATTAAATCCCGAATATTCTAGCCAAGACGATCGCACTTTTAAACTAATGGAAACCTTGATTAAAGAATCTGGAACTCAAGCAAGAACTTATAAAAGTGCGGTTATTTTCTCCTACGTTGATACAGAACAAAAACTCAGAGATAATGCTAGAAGATTATTGGCTTGGTCAGATATTGAAAATGAAGAAACCTTACTAGACGAAGAACAAACTAAGCAGTTAAAAACAAGTCTTATCAAAGCAGAAAGTGATTTACGAGAGACTGTTTGGTTATCTTATAAAAATCTCTGTTATCTAGGTAAAGATAATAAGATTACCAGAGTAGATTTAGGCTTAATTACCTCTAGTCAAGCCGACTCCATGATTAAATTAATTATCAATCGTCTCAGACAAGATGGCGAGATTGAAGAATCAATTAACCCTAATTTTTTGCTCAGAAATTGGTCTCCTGCTTTTCCCGAATGGAGTACTAAAGCTATTCGAGATGCTTTTTTTGCTTCTCCTCAATTTCCGAGACTATTATCTGCAGAAGGAATTAAAACTACGATCGCCCGTGGAGTCAGTAGCGGAGTTTTCGCTTATGTAGGTAAAATAGGAGATAAATATGAACCCTTTACCTTCAAAACTAACCTTAGCCCTTCAGAAGTAGAAATCTCCGAGGATATGTACATTATTAAAGGGGAAGATGCAGAAATTTATCAGCAAAAAATCACCCAACCTCCTCAATTAACTACCCTAGTGATTACCCCAATTAATGTCAGTTTAAAACCCCAGACTCAACAAGCATTTTATGTGGAAGGAACAGATCAATATGGGGAGAAAATAGACACAGGTACAATTTCTTGGTCAGCTTTTGGTGGTAAAATTAACTCTGAAGGCTTATTCACTGCAGGAGATGCACAAGGTAATTATTTTGTCACAGCATCAGCCCAAGGTGTAGAAGCGAAAGCAAAGATTTCTATCACAGTTGCTGATTCTGATCCTATCTCCACAACTACTATAGTTGCTGAAAATACTCAAGAATATACAGTGGATTCTCTTAAGGAATCTATGATTAATTGGCAAGGAGAAATACCCGCTCAAAAATGGATGCAATTTTATACTAAGGTATTGACTAGATTTACTTCTAATAGAGATTTAAAACTTACCATAGAGGTCAAATTTACAGTTGAAGGCGATATTAGCGAACAACAAAAGAATGAAACTAAATCAGCTTTACAGGAATTAGGTTTAGACGATAATTGA